From Treponema sp. OMZ 787:
GCACCTCGATGTCGGCTCATCGCATCCTGGGGCTGAAGCAGGTCCCAAGGGTTTGGCTGTTCGCCAATTAAAGCGGTACGTGAGCTGGGTTCAGAACGTCGCGAGACAGTTCGGTCCCTATCTGCTATGGGCGTTGGATACGTGAGAGGAGCTGTTTTTAGTACGAGAGGACCGAAATGGACGAACCTCTGGTGTACCGGTTATCCTGCCAAGGGTAATTGCCGGGTAGCTAAGTTCGGAAGGGATAACCGCTGAAGGCATCTAAGTGGGAAGCCCGCCTCAAGACTACGTATCCCTGAGGGTTTAACCCTCCTAAAGACTCCTTGCACACTACAAGGTTGATAGGTTGGAGGTCTAAGCACAGTAATGTGTTCAGCCGACCAATACTAATAAGTCGTGAGGCTTGACCATATTATTGTTTCTTTTTTCAAACTTTATAATGTTCTTTCTTCGTTCTCATTCTTAGTACACTTAAAACTATCAAAGTTTTAAGTCCTTATTTTGTTTATTATTGCCAGGTGGCCATAGTGGAGAGGTAATACCCGTTCCCATCCCGAACACGGAAGTCAAGCTCTCTTACGCCGATGATACTGCTGATCAAGTGGGAAAGTAGGATGCTGCCTGGCTTTTTTTTGTTTTGTTGATTATTTTGTGTAAAAGTGATAGTATATTTCGGATGAAGGTTTTTAGGTTGACGGTTTCCGGAACTATTTATATTTTATTTTCGATTCTTTTGTTGACGGCAGCCGGTATCAGAGGCGAACTGTTTGCTATTGTTTGCGGTGTTTGCCTATGCCTTTATTTTACTCTCTCTTTAATTTTTATTGAGCTTTCCGTTCTATTATGGAAAAAAGCGGACTCATCAATAGAATTAAAAAATGATAGTATTTATATTCTTCCATTAGAAAACCGAAAGCACAAGAAACTTTTCCCGATTGTTTTGCCGGGCGTTCATGTATTTTATCGCTTTGAATTTTTTTCTGATATAAATAACAGAAAAAGTAGAAGATTGCAGTTTAGTATTAAGCTTAAAAGGAATTCTGTTCATTTTCCTCTTCCAAAAAAAGATCGAGGACGATTTTTTTTGGAGAAAGAATATATTGAAATTTCAGATCTTGCAGGGTTCTTGTCATTCAAGTTATTAAAAAAGGAAAAGTCGATACCGCAAATTTTTATTTATCCTGAAATTACCGAAATAAAAAATTTTGAGCTGCCTGAAATTTTAAATGAGACTTCGGCTCACACCATAAATTTAAGACGCACCGATGAGCTTTATGATTCGCGTCCGTATTTTCCGGGTGATGATATAAGAAAAATTAATTGGAAACTTTATGCCCACACTCAGGAGCTTAATATAAAGCAGGGAGACTTTATTCCTCCTCCGAGAATTTTTTTTACACTCTATGCTGAAAGTCCCATTGTAAATAAAGATATTGAATTTTATAAAAAGAAATTTGATGATCTTATTAATTTTAGTGCATCGGCAGCATTTTATTTACACCAAAAAGGAATAAGTTTTAATATCCGTTTTTATGACCGCGAAAAAAATTCTTATGAAACGGCAACTGTTTATCCTGATGACAGAGATGCCGAAGAATTTATAAAGCGAATTTTTTCGATTCCTCAAATTAGAATTCGAAAACAATTAAATAAAGCTGAACCTAAATTAAAAAAGAATTTTTTTATTGATGATGAAAATAAAAAAACTTGCTTACTATATTTTCTTATGCCTGTAAAATCAAGCAATAGTATTCTCGATAAGCTTTTCGGAATCTTTGAAGATCATAAAAATGAATGTGCTTTTTATACCGGACTTGAAACAGCTATTAAAGAACCTCAAAGCCGTTTATCTTCTTTTTTGTTTTATACATATTCTCAAAAAAAATATAACCGCTTATCAAAAGAGATGAATGAAAAGATTGAGTTGATAAAAAATGAATTAAGAAATGGAGGATTTTATGCTTACTCGATATAGGCTGAATTTTATTTTGCGTGTAATTTCGCTGGTAATGTTAAGCAGTATTCCTTCATTATATTTTTTTGAAATTTTATCTTCGTTTGTGCTTCCGGTATGGGCAGTTATTTTAATTTTTTTGTGTTACCAATTTCAAAAAAGGCGGATAAAAATATCTGCCTTTATTATTTTGTCTTTTATAATTATCGGTCTTTTTTTGCGTTTTGTGTTAATTTTATTAAAAAATTTTTCAACCCCGCTGTTTGATGTTTTATATCTGCGGTTGGGGGTTATACTTCCGTTTTTAATAATTGAAGCAGTGTTTATTGTGATATCTACCGTTTTATTTTTTCAAAAAGAAAAATACAGGCAATATGAACCTATAATTTTATTTAGTATATTTGCTCTTTTCTTTTTTGGGCAGGGAAATTTTTCGATGTCGGTTTTTGAACATCCGATATATGCAGTTTTGTTTTCTCTTAGCTTTTCTGTATTAGAGCTGACTCGTATTTTTTTATCTTTTAATTTTGAAAAAAAAGTTTTTACATTCTTTTTGTTTTTTTTACCGTTTTTTGCTTTTATAATGTTTTTTATATTAAAGAATTATAATGAGGCTGCATCGGTTAATCATGGCGGCTTATTGCAGCCGACTCTTTTTCGGTTTGATTTTTCTGATTATTTAAAACTGCAAAGTGAAATTAAAATGAGTGATGATCTTGTTTTAGTTGCTCATTTTGATAAAGATTTTTCTCACAATATGTTGAGGAGAATGTATCTTTCAGGTTGGGATGCTGCAAAAGGTTTTTATGAAAAAAAAGCTCCATCCGAAAAGCCTCAGATTACAGCCTTGCCTAAGGGACAAAAAGATATTTTGCATAGGGCCTTTTCTATGCGTGAAAAAGTTTCACAAGAATATTTTTTTGTAAATCTTTCACCTTCCTCTTTTATAGCGATGGATTATCCGGTTCAGGTTATTCCTTATGAGATTTGGAATAGTTCAAAATTTAACGGAGGATATAAGGTGTTCAGTGATGCAATATTTGATTTTGCATCGGATCTTTACGGCGAGACATTTCCATCAGGGAATGAAGATGAAGGTTTGTCTAAAGAAGATTTAGCTTTTTATACTAAAATTGATGCCGAAACTTTTGAGCTTGTACATAAAACGGCTGAAAAAATAACGGAAGACATACCCGGGTATTTGGATAAAATTCTTGCCCTTCAATTTTATTTTAAGGATGGCGATTTTCGTTATTCGCTAAAACCGGGACGAGCTTCTGATGGAGATCAATTAAAATATTTTTTGACGGAATCAAAAAAAGGATATTGCTCTTACTTTGCATTTTCATATGCACTTATGCTTAGAAGTATCGGGATACCTTCCAGAGTTGCCGTAGGTTTTTTTGTCCAGCCGGAATCGGAGCTTATGAATTATTATCCGGTTCGGGCAAATATGGCACATGCCTGGGTTGAAGTTTTTTTTCCATTTATAGGCTGGGTAAGTTTTGATTCTACGACTTCACAACTTGCCGAGGGAGAAAATATTAACTTTGGAATGAATGCCGGAGGAGAAGAATTTAATTCTCTTTTAAGTGAAATTTTGGAAAACCGCAGTGAAATTAAACTGACGGCACTTACTGAAAATGAAGATGAGGTTTTAAGTATAAGTAATTATATAAAACAATTTTTTCAAGAGAACATATCTTTCTTAAGATTTATTATAATTTTTCTTTTGGTTTTGATATTTACTTTTTATAAGATGCAGCCTTATCTTGTATTAAAATTTTCTAAAAATAATAGAAGATTGGTGCTGACGGCAGGTAAGCTGTTTAAGAAAAAAACACGGAGCGATGAGGAGAAAAAACAAATGAACGCACTTATCCAAAAAGCAAAGTTTGCACCGGAATGTACACAAGAAGATGCAACGGCTGCAAAGGCTCTTTTAAAAAATAAAACAAAAAAAATAATTTCCTTATTGTTTTTTTGCCTTATAGCGTGTTTTGTATTTGCTGAAAATGCTGAAAGTATTTTTGCTGAGGCAGAAAAAGCTGCGGAAGCCGAAAATTGGGAACTGGCCTTATCTCTTTTGCAGGATGGAATAAAAAAATATCCTCGAAGCGACAGTCTCTTTTTAAAGTTGGGAGAAATTTATCATGATAAAGAATTATATAAGCCGGCGTATAAAGTTTTAAAAAAAGGTTTGGAAATTAATCCTGAAAACAGCAGTATTTTATTTTATCTTTTCAGTTGCGCGTCTTCTTTAAATAAATATGAAGAAGCTCTTATGTATATAACAAAATATTTGAGGTTTATTCCTGATGACCGTTTTGCAGCATCCAGTTACGGCTGGTTATGTTATAAGTGCCACAGACCTGAAGACGGAATAAATTTTTTGTTGGATAATATAGAGCGTTACGGAGATGACCTATCTGTTTATAACTCACTTGGAACATTATACAATGAAATTTTTGATTATGAAAAATCTAAAGAGTTTTATACAAAGGCCATAAAGGGAGCAGAGCAAGGTGATAGAGGATATTCCGGATCCGTTTATTATTATAATAAGGCTATTTTAGAAAGTCAGTTTTATCAATTTGATAATGCAATAGAGGATGCAGAGTCTGCGGTACGTATGGATGAACATACCTCCGGTTATATGATATTGGGAGAACTTGAAGAAAGAAGAAATAATTTTTCGCAAGCCCTTGCTGCATATCTTTCTGTCGCTGCCGATGATGATACTCCTCTTTCAGCATTAAGTATTGTAAATTTATTTTTGGAAACAGGGCATATTGAAAAAGCTGAACAATATATGTTAAATAATCTTCAAAATATCAGCGAAGCATGGATTTCAAATTACGGCTTGAGTGTAAACGGATTTAAAGCTAATCTTTACGACATAAAAAAATCGTTATACATACGGAAATATAATTTTGAAAAAACCAGACTAAAATCTGGTTTTTTAGATTGGATAAAAAGTTTAGGAGATAAAATAAACTATAGATTAAAACATAAATATTATGATTCGGTTTTCCGATTATACTCTTTAAAGGTTGCAAAAGAATATCAGGAAAGCGATAGAGGAAATTTAATCAGCAATACAAATACTCTTTATACGAATACTTATTATTATCATGCTTTTAGAGGAAAGGGGAAAAAAGCTTTAAAATATCTTAAAAAGGCAGAATCTATAGAGACTATGTTTATTCCGCAAAGTGTAGGAGCTTATATGGCCGATCGGGGAATTATTGAGGCGGATTTAAAACTCCTTAATGAGGGTATTTCAAAAATGGATTCCGAGTGGGAAAAAAATAGTCTTACCGATTTATATGCCGAAGGATGCAAAATTTCAAAGAAAAGCGGTTCGCATCTTTGTTATGGCTATTTGGAATCTCTTTTTGCTTCTAATCCTGCCGGATTTTTGGAGCATGACATAAAACTACCGGTCGAAATAATTGTGAATATCGGTAAAAATGAAAATACAAGCCTTAATGAAACAAAAATAAAGAAACTTATATTGTCATCCCGTTTTAGCGAAGCAAAAAATCCCAAATTTACTCTCAATCTGAAGTACTCGGATAAAATTCTCTCTTTTAATTTAACCGATAAAAATGGGTATAGTCTTTATATTAAAAATATTCCGATTCAAAACTTAGATAAAAAACAGATTAAAAATTCCATAAATATTTTTGTAAAAGAAGTTTTTACTTTTAAACTATAAA
This genomic window contains:
- a CDS encoding DUF58 domain-containing protein, encoding MKVFRLTVSGTIYILFSILLLTAAGIRGELFAIVCGVCLCLYFTLSLIFIELSVLLWKKADSSIELKNDSIYILPLENRKHKKLFPIVLPGVHVFYRFEFFSDINNRKSRRLQFSIKLKRNSVHFPLPKKDRGRFFLEKEYIEISDLAGFLSFKLLKKEKSIPQIFIYPEITEIKNFELPEILNETSAHTINLRRTDELYDSRPYFPGDDIRKINWKLYAHTQELNIKQGDFIPPPRIFFTLYAESPIVNKDIEFYKKKFDDLINFSASAAFYLHQKGISFNIRFYDREKNSYETATVYPDDRDAEEFIKRIFSIPQIRIRKQLNKAEPKLKKNFFIDDENKKTCLLYFLMPVKSSNSILDKLFGIFEDHKNECAFYTGLETAIKEPQSRLSSFLFYTYSQKKYNRLSKEMNEKIELIKNELRNGGFYAYSI
- a CDS encoding transglutaminase domain-containing protein, encoding MLTRYRLNFILRVISLVMLSSIPSLYFFEILSSFVLPVWAVILIFLCYQFQKRRIKISAFIILSFIIIGLFLRFVLILLKNFSTPLFDVLYLRLGVILPFLIIEAVFIVISTVLFFQKEKYRQYEPIILFSIFALFFFGQGNFSMSVFEHPIYAVLFSLSFSVLELTRIFLSFNFEKKVFTFFLFFLPFFAFIMFFILKNYNEAASVNHGGLLQPTLFRFDFSDYLKLQSEIKMSDDLVLVAHFDKDFSHNMLRRMYLSGWDAAKGFYEKKAPSEKPQITALPKGQKDILHRAFSMREKVSQEYFFVNLSPSSFIAMDYPVQVIPYEIWNSSKFNGGYKVFSDAIFDFASDLYGETFPSGNEDEGLSKEDLAFYTKIDAETFELVHKTAEKITEDIPGYLDKILALQFYFKDGDFRYSLKPGRASDGDQLKYFLTESKKGYCSYFAFSYALMLRSIGIPSRVAVGFFVQPESELMNYYPVRANMAHAWVEVFFPFIGWVSFDSTTSQLAEGENINFGMNAGGEEFNSLLSEILENRSEIKLTALTENEDEVLSISNYIKQFFQENISFLRFIIIFLLVLIFTFYKMQPYLVLKFSKNNRRLVLTAGKLFKKKTRSDEEKKQMNALIQKAKFAPECTQEDATAAKALLKNKTKKIISLLFFCLIACFVFAENAESIFAEAEKAAEAENWELALSLLQDGIKKYPRSDSLFLKLGEIYHDKELYKPAYKVLKKGLEINPENSSILFYLFSCASSLNKYEEALMYITKYLRFIPDDRFAASSYGWLCYKCHRPEDGINFLLDNIERYGDDLSVYNSLGTLYNEIFDYEKSKEFYTKAIKGAEQGDRGYSGSVYYYNKAILESQFYQFDNAIEDAESAVRMDEHTSGYMILGELEERRNNFSQALAAYLSVAADDDTPLSALSIVNLFLETGHIEKAEQYMLNNLQNISEAWISNYGLSVNGFKANLYDIKKSLYIRKYNFEKTRLKSGFLDWIKSLGDKINYRLKHKYYDSVFRLYSLKVAKEYQESDRGNLISNTNTLYTNTYYYHAFRGKGKKALKYLKKAESIETMFIPQSVGAYMADRGIIEADLKLLNEGISKMDSEWEKNSLTDLYAEGCKISKKSGSHLCYGYLESLFASNPAGFLEHDIKLPVEIIVNIGKNENTSLNETKIKKLILSSRFSEAKNPKFTLNLKYSDKILSFNLTDKNGYSLYIKNIPIQNLDKKQIKNSINIFVKEVFTFKL